One Fuerstiella marisgermanici DNA window includes the following coding sequences:
- a CDS encoding AI-2E family transporter, whose translation MAEPTTSNSAAAGVSYLYMAAAFVVVVAGMRAAEGILNPLLLAVFLSVISAPAYFGLLKKGVANWLALLIVIGVLSIVVLGVAYVVMDSIGRFSSQQDHYRGLIEDRTRGIQKQLEAWVPDWLKDAPPAEDVPVDPAESEVVTDQIVPDEGDVASQEPAAEEVVRPEETSEASLVANGTEEPVADLNTTEASEAATEIEADLADAQTEIAAAETAVEELAAGKLVTVSPQADTESAAHKAGDTLFAKPTSPLPNNEQSWREYWSEQFSLRTALTMASVVVERLGQLLGNTFLVLLTVIFILLEAGTFTTKLKDAFVRTDDMTQRAQQIVESIQHYIVIKTWVSLATGVLVVVWLKFLGVSYAPLWGLLAFLFNFIPNVGSFIAAIPAVLIAWLELTTLPAVACAIGFIVVNGAIGNFIEPRLMGRGLGLSPLVVFCSMIFWGWVLGPIGMLLSVPLTMTARIAMDGFDDTKWIATLMGNADSAA comes from the coding sequence ATGGCCGAACCCACGACTTCCAACTCCGCTGCCGCTGGCGTTTCTTACCTGTACATGGCCGCTGCTTTTGTGGTCGTCGTCGCAGGGATGAGGGCTGCAGAAGGAATTCTGAATCCGTTGCTGTTGGCCGTGTTTCTTTCCGTCATCAGCGCGCCTGCGTACTTCGGATTGCTGAAAAAAGGCGTGGCCAACTGGCTGGCTCTGCTGATCGTGATCGGCGTGCTGTCGATTGTTGTACTCGGCGTGGCGTATGTCGTCATGGATTCCATCGGCCGTTTTTCGTCGCAACAGGATCACTATCGGGGCTTGATCGAAGACCGTACGCGCGGCATACAAAAACAGTTAGAAGCGTGGGTTCCGGATTGGTTGAAGGATGCGCCTCCTGCGGAAGATGTACCGGTCGACCCCGCAGAATCTGAAGTGGTAACCGACCAAATCGTGCCGGACGAGGGCGACGTGGCATCGCAGGAACCGGCGGCTGAAGAAGTCGTTCGACCGGAAGAAACTTCTGAAGCAAGCCTCGTCGCAAATGGCACGGAGGAACCTGTAGCGGATCTTAATACAACTGAGGCTTCTGAAGCCGCTACTGAAATTGAGGCCGATTTAGCTGACGCGCAAACGGAGATCGCGGCTGCTGAAACAGCGGTCGAAGAATTGGCGGCGGGCAAATTGGTTACCGTTTCGCCTCAGGCCGACACGGAAAGTGCCGCTCATAAAGCTGGTGACACACTTTTTGCGAAGCCGACAAGCCCTTTGCCTAACAACGAACAAAGCTGGCGTGAATACTGGTCGGAACAGTTCAGCCTTCGAACGGCACTCACCATGGCCAGCGTCGTTGTTGAACGACTCGGCCAGTTGCTGGGCAATACGTTTCTGGTATTGCTGACGGTCATTTTCATTCTTTTGGAAGCCGGTACCTTCACCACAAAGTTGAAGGACGCCTTTGTCCGCACGGACGACATGACGCAGCGAGCTCAGCAGATTGTTGAGAGCATTCAACACTACATTGTGATCAAGACGTGGGTCAGTCTTGCGACGGGAGTATTAGTCGTGGTCTGGCTGAAGTTTTTGGGTGTGTCGTATGCTCCGCTGTGGGGGCTGCTGGCATTTCTCTTCAACTTCATTCCCAACGTCGGATCATTCATTGCAGCAATTCCAGCCGTTCTTATTGCGTGGCTGGAACTGACGACGCTGCCAGCCGTCGCTTGCGCGATCGGCTTCATTGTGGTGAACGGAGCGATCGGCAACTTTATCGAACCGCGATTAATGGGACGAGGCCTTGGCCTGTCACCGCTGGTCGTCTTCTGTTCGATGATCTTCTGGGGCTGGGTGCTTGGCCCAATCGGCATGCTTCTGTCCGTGCCGCTCACCATGACCGCCCGCATTGCGATGGACGGCTTCGACGACACAAAGTGGATTGCAACGCTGATGGGCAACGCGGACAGCGCGGCGTAA
- a CDS encoding ABC transporter ATP-binding protein, translating into MSSEYLIELNKVTKLYGTVIGVNDFSMQLKPGAYGLLGPNGAGKSTLLNLLIGQLVPTRGTVRVLGQKPRNNAKLMSKIGFCPGFEGLYASTTGHDWVTFLLELHGTAPAVARERAEECMALVGMAADMARPIASYSRGMRQRTKLAQAIAHEPTLLILDEPFSGLDPIGRAEMTAVLREWIKMGNSLIIASHVLHEIEALTDSFLLICGGRLLASGTAAEVNELLFDTPSEIDIDCDQPHELAALLMKTELATSIAIQQRPHGVQRVHLQTVSAGKLCTELPELIAGNGLTVTRLHSADNSLQTLFNSLLRIHRGEL; encoded by the coding sequence ATGTCCTCCGAATACCTCATCGAACTCAACAAGGTCACGAAGCTGTACGGCACGGTGATCGGCGTCAACGACTTCAGCATGCAGCTGAAGCCGGGCGCTTACGGTTTGCTGGGCCCCAACGGAGCTGGCAAAAGCACGCTGCTGAATCTGTTGATCGGGCAGCTCGTGCCGACACGCGGAACCGTCCGCGTACTCGGGCAGAAGCCGCGCAACAATGCGAAGCTGATGTCGAAAATCGGTTTCTGTCCCGGGTTCGAAGGTTTGTACGCCAGCACTACCGGCCATGACTGGGTCACGTTCCTGCTTGAGTTGCACGGCACCGCGCCGGCGGTAGCTCGCGAACGAGCTGAAGAATGCATGGCACTGGTTGGAATGGCGGCTGACATGGCTCGTCCGATCGCGTCGTATTCACGCGGCATGCGACAACGTACCAAGCTGGCTCAGGCGATCGCCCACGAACCCACGTTACTGATTCTTGACGAACCCTTCAGCGGGCTAGACCCGATCGGGCGAGCAGAAATGACGGCCGTGCTGCGCGAGTGGATCAAAATGGGCAACAGCCTGATCATCGCCAGCCACGTACTGCACGAAATCGAGGCGCTTACCGATTCGTTTTTGCTGATTTGCGGCGGGCGATTGCTGGCGTCAGGTACTGCAGCGGAAGTGAACGAACTGCTGTTCGACACGCCTTCCGAAATCGACATCGATTGCGACCAACCTCATGAACTCGCAGCGTTGCTGATGAAAACGGAACTGGCCACATCAATTGCCATCCAACAGCGACCGCACGGTGTGCAGCGGGTTCACTTGCAGACCGTCAGTGCCGGGAAGCTTTGTACAGAATTGCCGGAATTGATCGCAGGAAACGGGCTGACGGTCACGCGGCTGCATTCGGCAGACAACTCACTGCAAACACTGTTCAACTCGCTGCTGCGAATTCATCGGGGTGAGCTATGA
- a CDS encoding ABC transporter ATP-binding protein — protein MPALIELRNLTKDYGSFRALDQVNLTVGDGVTGLLGPNGAGKSTLIKVLLGLVRITSGEGFVLGHDIRKEAAAIRAKVGYMPEDDCYMHGLSGIESVQVAARLSCLPATEGLRRGHEILDFCGMGQERYRNVETFSTGMRQKLRFAMSIVHDPELLILDEPTSGLDPEEREAMLNRIQVLARKFGKAVILCTHILPDVKVVCDRVTILAAGQVRLAAKLEDVLKSPNPEVTLQVADGADRVAAELKRHRNSCEVISDTELRVAGDVSEIAESVWTASRDANVAVQNLIPSQSSLEEVFLNAVREKRAIGEQLSADT, from the coding sequence ATGCCTGCCCTGATTGAACTGCGGAATCTGACCAAAGATTACGGGAGCTTCCGTGCGCTGGATCAGGTGAATCTGACGGTCGGCGACGGTGTAACGGGGCTGCTGGGACCGAACGGCGCGGGGAAGAGCACACTGATTAAGGTGCTGTTAGGGCTGGTTCGCATTACTTCTGGCGAAGGCTTTGTGCTGGGGCATGACATTCGCAAAGAAGCGGCCGCGATTCGGGCCAAAGTGGGCTACATGCCGGAAGACGACTGCTACATGCATGGGCTTTCAGGCATCGAAAGCGTGCAGGTGGCCGCTCGATTGTCCTGCCTGCCTGCGACCGAAGGGCTGCGTCGCGGCCATGAAATCCTCGACTTCTGCGGCATGGGGCAGGAACGCTATCGCAACGTCGAAACGTTCTCGACCGGCATGAGACAGAAACTGCGGTTCGCCATGTCGATTGTCCACGATCCGGAATTGCTGATTCTGGACGAACCGACTTCGGGGCTGGACCCGGAAGAGCGTGAAGCTATGCTGAACCGCATCCAGGTGCTCGCCCGCAAGTTCGGCAAGGCCGTGATTTTGTGCACTCATATTCTGCCAGACGTGAAAGTCGTGTGCGATCGAGTCACCATTCTGGCCGCTGGTCAGGTGCGGCTTGCGGCCAAACTGGAAGACGTGTTGAAGTCACCAAATCCGGAAGTCACGTTGCAGGTTGCCGATGGTGCAGACCGCGTGGCGGCGGAATTGAAGCGGCACCGAAATTCTTGCGAAGTGATCAGCGATACAGAACTGCGAGTCGCCGGTGACGTGTCTGAGATTGCGGAATCGGTCTGGACGGCGTCGCGTGATGCGAATGTTGCTGTGCAAAATCTGATTCCGTCGCAGTCTTCGCTGGAAGAAGTTTTTCTAAACGCCGTCCGAGAAAAACGCGCGATTGGGGAGCAACTCAGTGCCGATACATAA
- a CDS encoding histone deacetylase family protein: MKLFHTDLFVLPLPEGHRFPMQRYRLLRERLEDSGLFAAEQMCMPPAATDEQLRLVHTADWVERVATGGLTEVEQRRIGFPWSLEMAERSRRSAGATIAAASCALTDGVAANLAGGTHHAFADRGAGYCVFNDVAVAIRCLQSERRIERALVIDLDVHQGDGTAAIFADDTSVTTFSLHAKKAFPARKQRSDLDIELPIGTNDEDYLAAVKAGLDWAAGQPTPDLVCYLAGADPFEKDTLGGLAVTKGGLLERDRMVMGFCGDSHLPLVITLAGGYAEDISDIVDIQFHTIVLARQMLSQCSPTKDNSIGK, translated from the coding sequence ATGAAACTCTTCCATACCGATCTGTTTGTGCTGCCGTTGCCGGAGGGGCATCGGTTTCCGATGCAGCGGTATCGGCTGCTGCGAGAGCGGTTGGAAGATTCGGGTTTGTTTGCTGCGGAACAGATGTGTATGCCGCCTGCGGCGACAGATGAGCAACTGCGGTTGGTGCATACAGCCGACTGGGTTGAGCGCGTTGCGACGGGCGGATTGACGGAGGTTGAACAGCGTCGGATTGGATTTCCGTGGTCGCTGGAAATGGCGGAACGCAGTCGGCGTTCCGCCGGAGCAACCATTGCGGCGGCGAGCTGTGCACTCACTGATGGCGTGGCCGCAAACCTGGCGGGTGGTACTCACCATGCGTTTGCCGATCGAGGTGCAGGTTATTGCGTGTTCAACGATGTGGCGGTGGCGATCCGCTGCCTGCAGAGTGAACGCAGAATCGAACGGGCATTGGTCATCGATCTTGACGTTCATCAGGGCGACGGAACCGCCGCGATTTTTGCAGACGATACGAGCGTCACAACATTTTCGCTGCACGCGAAGAAAGCATTTCCCGCTCGAAAGCAGCGCAGCGATCTGGACATCGAGCTGCCCATTGGGACCAACGATGAGGACTACCTTGCTGCTGTGAAGGCGGGACTTGACTGGGCCGCAGGGCAACCGACACCCGACCTGGTCTGTTATCTGGCGGGAGCCGATCCGTTTGAGAAAGACACGTTGGGAGGGCTTGCGGTTACGAAGGGTGGTCTGCTGGAGCGCGACCGCATGGTAATGGGCTTCTGCGGTGATTCCCACCTTCCCCTCGTGATCACGCTGGCTGGCGGTTACGCGGAAGATATAAGCGATATTGTCGATATACAGTTCCACACGATTGTTCTGGCCCGGCAGATGCTGTCACAATGCTCGCCGACGAAAGACAATTCAATTGGCAAATAA
- a CDS encoding ISAs1 family transposase, which produces MSTVELAVTQELTGNIVHYFDQLKDPRSNINRLHLLGDVIVIAICGVLANADGPSAIAEWARLNADGLQKHLALPHGIPKKDTYRRVLSLLKPNDFQACFVQWIESLEGLSDEQKEGYRKQIAIDGKALRRSHDKKNGLGALFIVSAWASDQGISLGQVATEEKSNEITAIPKLLNEINIDEAIITIDAAGCQKNIAQQIVSGNADYVLALKGNQPKLYEVVQKFFLDHLEDDFARCPVSRYEETEKGHGRQEQRIYYQATVPVDFDVGHKWAGLKTIGTAIRMYEQDGIHHSDVRYYISSLRRKGELFATTVRGHWAIENTLHWSLDMTYREDESRVRNRIFANNLSWLRRLTLSLIKKHPGKQSNVMKRRMAGWNIDYLMQILTGKTT; this is translated from the coding sequence ATGTCGACAGTTGAACTGGCGGTCACCCAGGAGCTGACAGGAAACATTGTTCATTACTTTGATCAATTGAAAGACCCGCGTTCCAACATCAATCGTCTGCATCTGCTTGGTGATGTGATTGTGATCGCCATTTGCGGAGTGCTGGCCAACGCCGACGGCCCCAGTGCGATTGCGGAATGGGCGCGACTGAATGCCGATGGCCTGCAGAAACACCTGGCACTTCCGCATGGCATTCCGAAAAAAGATACGTACCGGCGCGTCCTTTCTCTCCTGAAGCCGAACGACTTTCAAGCGTGCTTCGTGCAATGGATTGAATCGCTGGAAGGACTTTCCGACGAACAGAAAGAAGGCTACAGAAAACAGATTGCGATTGATGGCAAAGCACTCCGTCGATCACATGACAAAAAGAATGGGCTGGGTGCGTTGTTCATCGTGAGTGCGTGGGCTTCTGATCAGGGGATTTCTCTGGGACAGGTGGCGACGGAAGAGAAGTCGAACGAGATCACCGCGATCCCGAAATTACTGAACGAAATCAATATCGATGAGGCGATCATTACGATTGACGCAGCGGGTTGTCAAAAAAACATTGCGCAGCAGATCGTGTCTGGCAATGCAGACTATGTGTTAGCCCTGAAAGGCAACCAACCGAAACTCTATGAGGTCGTGCAGAAGTTTTTTCTCGATCACCTGGAGGATGACTTCGCTCGCTGTCCCGTCAGTCGCTATGAAGAAACAGAGAAGGGACACGGTCGGCAGGAACAGAGAATCTACTATCAGGCGACCGTGCCTGTCGATTTTGACGTGGGCCACAAATGGGCCGGACTCAAGACCATCGGAACGGCGATCCGAATGTACGAGCAGGACGGCATTCATCATTCTGACGTTCGCTACTACATCAGCAGTCTGCGTCGCAAAGGCGAGCTGTTCGCAACAACGGTTCGTGGTCACTGGGCCATAGAAAACACGCTGCACTGGAGTCTCGACATGACCTACCGCGAGGATGAGAGTCGAGTCCGAAACCGAATCTTCGCGAACAATTTGTCATGGCTCAGACGACTCACACTCAGCCTCATCAAGAAACATCCTGGCAAACAAAGCAACGTCATGAAAAGAAGAATGGCCGGATGGAACATTGACTATTTGATGCAAATCCTTACCGGCAAAACAACTTAG
- a CDS encoding glycosyltransferase family 2 protein, protein MNNSQVTVVMPVYNGESHLAEAIDSALGQIACTVEIIVIDDGSTDASASIIQAYGAPIRYIKQANAGPAAARNLGVSMASYPWIAFLDADDIWEPNKLQLQLKAAQDSGSPFIYTNCRNFGDDRVSEERPPDTGSRDLSTLERLLLDNFITLSSVLVRRDLLQSVGGFRTDHHGTEDWDLWLRIAQIETRMAFVAEPLTRYRWQPESLSKDHLHMASCRQQTLEEAITKSSDSSTGWKLLRQARANVMATSAWFAEDELPRQSLIWYCQSLLQWPFCAARWKATIKTAVKAVTRTKTGACRVGGVFKGRIAADMKPGNADVSTGLPTA, encoded by the coding sequence ATGAACAACAGCCAAGTGACCGTGGTGATGCCGGTGTACAACGGCGAATCTCACCTCGCGGAAGCAATCGACAGTGCCTTGGGGCAAATCGCGTGCACCGTCGAGATTATCGTAATTGATGACGGATCCACAGATGCGTCTGCGTCAATAATTCAGGCCTACGGTGCGCCGATACGGTACATCAAGCAGGCGAACGCCGGGCCAGCGGCTGCCAGGAATCTGGGTGTTTCCATGGCCAGCTATCCCTGGATCGCGTTTTTGGATGCGGATGACATTTGGGAACCCAACAAACTGCAACTTCAGTTGAAGGCGGCTCAGGACTCAGGCTCTCCCTTCATCTATACGAACTGCAGGAATTTTGGCGACGACCGAGTATCTGAAGAAAGACCACCGGACACAGGTTCTCGCGACCTTTCAACCTTAGAGAGACTTTTGCTGGACAACTTTATTACCCTGTCCAGCGTTCTTGTCCGAAGGGACTTACTGCAGTCTGTGGGCGGATTTCGGACAGACCATCATGGAACCGAAGACTGGGATCTGTGGCTTAGAATTGCCCAAATCGAGACACGAATGGCATTTGTAGCGGAGCCATTGACTCGGTACCGTTGGCAACCCGAATCACTCTCAAAAGACCACTTGCATATGGCAAGTTGTCGGCAACAGACGTTGGAGGAAGCGATCACGAAGTCGAGTGACAGTTCAACGGGCTGGAAGCTACTCCGGCAGGCGCGAGCGAATGTGATGGCTACGTCGGCCTGGTTCGCAGAGGATGAGCTGCCACGACAATCGTTGATCTGGTACTGCCAGTCTTTGCTTCAATGGCCTTTTTGTGCAGCTCGTTGGAAGGCGACAATCAAGACGGCAGTCAAAGCAGTCACTCGGACAAAGACAGGGGCCTGTAGAGTAGGTGGAGTTTTCAAAGGCAGGATCGCAGCTGATATGAAACCCGGTAACGCCGACGTGTCAACAGGTCTTCCCACCGCTTGA
- a CDS encoding RNA polymerase sigma factor, with protein MAQQQEYTSLSEASDICRLRTAGVTALAEQFVEQQSQLKRLIRGGVGRQLRRRLDASDVLQDVYLEASRSLSQFLLNPVFSAKNWLVALTTQRLRQLLRRHFLAKCRSLSCELDNNNAEDADFSPLAEIADRQSSPSARVMRKESSHVVVTAVRRLSADDQTILQLRTHDGISNVEAAELLCITPAAATKRYVRALDRLNSELRNLGWSQE; from the coding sequence ATGGCACAACAGCAAGAATATACTTCGCTGAGCGAAGCGTCCGACATTTGTCGATTGCGGACTGCAGGTGTGACGGCACTTGCTGAACAATTCGTTGAGCAACAATCGCAGCTCAAACGACTTATTCGCGGAGGCGTTGGCAGACAACTGCGCCGCCGCCTCGATGCTTCGGACGTGCTGCAGGATGTCTACCTCGAAGCTTCGCGATCCCTTTCTCAATTCCTGCTGAATCCCGTGTTCTCGGCGAAGAACTGGTTGGTTGCTCTAACTACTCAGCGATTAAGGCAGTTACTTCGTCGGCACTTTCTCGCAAAGTGCCGATCGCTCAGCTGCGAGTTGGACAACAATAACGCCGAGGATGCGGACTTCAGTCCGCTTGCTGAGATTGCCGACAGACAGTCGTCGCCCTCAGCGCGAGTAATGCGAAAGGAGTCAAGCCATGTCGTTGTGACAGCGGTCCGCCGCCTTTCAGCTGACGACCAGACCATTTTGCAGCTTCGGACACACGACGGGATCAGCAACGTCGAAGCTGCCGAATTACTTTGCATCACACCAGCGGCCGCGACGAAGCGTTACGTCCGAGCTCTGGACAGGCTGAATTCAGAACTCCGTAATCTCGGCTGGAGTCAGGAATAA
- a CDS encoding serine/threonine-protein kinase encodes MPGELDQHHALLEDVCDEFQRKLLAGEKVTISYYCDQYPEMSAELGAALTALQALFRTAQADAIPDSINGCQILRSVGSGGMGVVYEARHPKISRRVAIKVLHDSRQAPHEQKIRFVREAEVVSRLDHDHIVPLLDVGEDDGVMFLSMPYIHGTSLDRTLEVSEGATHDKHIATLDTLLPLVEDGDADIYRRVAVTGAVIADALQHAHDKGVIHRDIKPANLLIDENRRVWVTDFGLAKLNSATDDLSLGPQTIGTPRYMAPEQIRGQADERSDVYSLGVTLFELLAGTRAWPTKDSGQLTSERNGLDLPDLNQQCPAVPRILADIVMTACASNPAERFQSAGELRDVLQRYVDGCAVPDRRINRRNRVGRVFLRRSHLLLGCVVVFLAGGIVSSTHWSPDKQPIKLVTSSPPVELRAAELTATENQTHVGSVIPIMHRHAGLIIWAIVGGPDCEQFDIDRSNGELRFVSPPNYEAPRDFDTDNRYEVDISVASSGCHETVAATVRVSDANEPPVIQSVRDVLTLELNEDFTVRGLPLPATDPEHDLLCWALSGRDHEKFQLHRLSGRISLLPAGANPVRNYEFEIMATDQAAPRLQLVGVNADSEKLVLISPESDGILHTGISATGLRAVATPDGRTFFHVHELPSGPALRRSIRDSSGNFQTIVLNSNCNALRHIDALATEDGVHFHARRTVRGTGEFVELNLVNGFDVMETRVVDLPAAYLDSQDFAVLTNGDAQLLQLSAGRAQIAEASLRANAGLLPLLWCRKDIPAGTKIVGIVSWMEPAGATGGARDVRTVRLIRR; translated from the coding sequence ATGCCCGGCGAACTGGATCAACATCACGCCCTTCTCGAAGACGTCTGTGACGAATTTCAGCGGAAGTTGCTCGCCGGTGAAAAAGTCACGATCTCCTACTATTGCGACCAGTACCCAGAGATGTCTGCAGAGCTTGGAGCCGCTCTGACGGCACTGCAGGCACTTTTCAGGACCGCTCAAGCCGATGCCATTCCGGACTCCATCAACGGGTGTCAGATCCTGCGCTCAGTCGGCAGTGGGGGGATGGGCGTTGTCTACGAAGCAAGACATCCGAAAATTTCCCGACGAGTTGCGATCAAGGTTCTGCACGACAGTCGGCAGGCGCCACACGAACAAAAGATAAGATTCGTGCGAGAGGCGGAGGTCGTCTCGCGGCTGGATCACGATCACATCGTTCCGCTACTGGATGTCGGGGAAGACGACGGTGTAATGTTCCTGTCAATGCCGTACATCCATGGGACGAGTCTCGATCGAACCCTGGAAGTCTCCGAAGGTGCCACACACGACAAGCATATCGCAACGTTAGACACTCTGCTCCCATTGGTTGAAGACGGTGACGCAGATATCTATCGAAGGGTGGCGGTCACGGGAGCCGTGATTGCGGATGCACTTCAGCATGCTCATGACAAGGGGGTCATTCATCGAGACATCAAGCCTGCGAACCTGTTGATTGATGAAAATCGTCGGGTCTGGGTCACCGACTTCGGCCTGGCAAAGCTTAATAGTGCTACGGACGACCTGAGTCTGGGACCTCAAACGATCGGCACACCGCGATACATGGCTCCTGAGCAAATCCGCGGGCAGGCCGACGAGCGAAGCGATGTCTATTCGTTAGGGGTGACATTGTTTGAGCTTCTTGCGGGGACCAGGGCGTGGCCGACAAAAGATTCAGGGCAACTCACAAGCGAACGGAACGGCCTGGATCTGCCGGATCTCAATCAGCAGTGTCCGGCTGTCCCTCGTATTCTTGCAGATATCGTCATGACAGCCTGTGCTTCAAACCCGGCAGAAAGGTTTCAGTCTGCTGGCGAACTTCGTGACGTATTGCAGCGATACGTCGACGGTTGTGCTGTGCCGGATCGCAGAATTAACCGACGCAACAGGGTAGGCCGGGTTTTTCTAAGGCGAAGTCATCTGCTACTTGGATGTGTCGTTGTGTTTCTGGCTGGCGGCATTGTCTCGTCAACTCATTGGAGCCCCGATAAGCAGCCGATCAAACTGGTTACGAGCTCACCCCCGGTTGAACTGCGTGCGGCGGAGTTAACCGCCACCGAGAACCAAACGCATGTAGGTTCAGTCATTCCAATCATGCATCGCCATGCAGGGCTGATTATCTGGGCAATCGTCGGTGGCCCTGATTGCGAGCAGTTTGACATCGACCGTTCCAATGGTGAGCTCAGGTTTGTCTCGCCGCCGAACTACGAAGCCCCTCGGGATTTCGACACCGACAACCGGTATGAAGTAGATATCTCCGTCGCATCGTCTGGATGCCACGAAACGGTGGCAGCTACAGTTCGTGTAAGCGATGCGAATGAGCCGCCAGTGATTCAATCTGTCAGAGATGTTCTCACTTTGGAACTCAATGAGGACTTCACTGTGCGAGGGCTTCCGCTCCCCGCAACTGATCCGGAACATGATCTGTTGTGCTGGGCACTGTCAGGGCGTGACCACGAGAAATTTCAGCTGCACCGACTTAGCGGTCGCATCAGCTTGTTGCCAGCCGGCGCGAACCCGGTTCGCAATTACGAATTTGAAATCATGGCCACTGATCAGGCAGCGCCTCGACTGCAATTGGTCGGAGTCAATGCTGACAGCGAGAAACTGGTATTGATCTCGCCTGAAAGCGACGGGATTTTACACACAGGGATTTCAGCTACCGGTTTGCGAGCTGTCGCCACTCCAGACGGTCGAACGTTTTTTCACGTTCATGAGCTGCCGTCAGGGCCAGCACTTCGTCGCTCAATACGGGACAGCAGCGGGAATTTTCAGACGATCGTGTTGAATTCAAATTGTAACGCCCTGAGACACATCGACGCCTTGGCGACCGAAGATGGAGTTCACTTTCACGCGCGGCGAACAGTACGTGGCACAGGGGAGTTTGTCGAACTAAACCTGGTAAATGGATTTGATGTGATGGAGACACGTGTTGTTGACTTACCAGCTGCATATCTAGACAGTCAAGACTTTGCAGTGCTGACGAACGGCGATGCTCAGCTACTGCAGTTATCCGCTGGCCGCGCTCAAATAGCTGAAGCCTCACTGCGGGCGAATGCAGGCCTTCTACCACTGCTCTGGTGTCGCAAAGACATCCCTGCCGGTACCAAGATTGTCGGCATCGTCAGTTGGATGGAGCCAGCGGGGGCTACAGGTGGTGCCCGCGACGTCAGGACTGTTCGGCTTATCAGGCGGTAG
- a CDS encoding Ig-like domain-containing protein encodes MLMSASGVDAQSTSDIDVHSVLIFDLDDSGAAEVTGETTAQDKSGIASLGLLVEFDIDGDGILEAIEWIDGTGDGILIDAAKVTGSEIDGSALIGNDANLYGNGYDELAAFDSDGNGLVEIAEFADLKLWLDDGDAKLESGELAELTDYFIFSISTRLNSATELMQSLAFLMDDSQILTESVWFGSNGDIVDDSVPDDASEPPNNGPVAVDDQVVTAFGTKALINVLSNDSDPDGDAVAILSVGQPLNGTVVKEADGRLTYTPDDGFSGVDYFVYAITDGELSSTATVRVNVSAPAEQPVDDNDNNVGPAVGQEHGNAYAFGFGNSKAYAHGLNGGNGQSSNNRPTA; translated from the coding sequence ATGCTCATGTCCGCATCCGGCGTCGATGCACAATCGACTTCAGACATCGACGTCCACTCCGTGTTGATCTTTGACCTCGACGATAGCGGCGCCGCCGAGGTAACTGGCGAGACGACTGCTCAGGATAAGTCCGGCATTGCAAGCCTTGGGTTGTTGGTTGAGTTCGATATTGACGGCGACGGAATTCTGGAGGCCATCGAATGGATAGACGGGACAGGAGACGGAATTCTGATTGATGCAGCGAAGGTCACTGGTAGCGAGATTGATGGTTCAGCGTTGATTGGAAATGACGCGAATCTCTACGGCAACGGCTATGACGAACTGGCTGCCTTCGACAGCGATGGAAATGGCCTGGTTGAAATTGCTGAATTTGCTGATTTGAAACTGTGGCTGGATGACGGCGACGCCAAGCTGGAATCTGGAGAACTAGCTGAACTCACAGACTACTTCATCTTCTCGATCAGCACGCGTCTGAACTCGGCAACAGAGCTTATGCAGTCGCTGGCCTTCCTGATGGACGACAGTCAGATCCTGACGGAGAGCGTATGGTTCGGTTCCAACGGAGATATTGTTGACGACTCAGTACCGGATGACGCGTCCGAACCGCCAAACAACGGACCGGTGGCGGTAGATGATCAGGTCGTGACCGCCTTTGGAACGAAAGCTCTGATCAACGTCCTCAGCAACGATAGCGACCCGGACGGCGACGCCGTTGCGATTCTCTCGGTCGGTCAGCCTCTGAACGGGACCGTCGTGAAGGAAGCGGACGGTCGCCTCACGTATACTCCGGACGATGGTTTTTCTGGCGTTGACTACTTTGTTTACGCTATCACTGACGGCGAATTATCTTCCACTGCTACAGTGCGAGTAAACGTGTCTGCACCGGCAGAGCAACCTGTGGACGACAATGACAACAACGTTGGACCAGCAGTAGGTCAGGAGCACGGAAATGCGTATGCCTTTGGTTTCGGGAACAGCAAGGCATACGCCCATGGACTGAATGGTGGAAACGGCCAGTCCAGCAACAATCGACCTACCGCCTGA